Proteins from a single region of Bradyrhizobium diazoefficiens:
- a CDS encoding NmrA family NAD(P)-binding protein, whose protein sequence is MTILVTGATGRVGRHVVEQLVTRGAKVRVLTRDPAKNNVPAGVEIAKGDLLDIEALRAAFDGVRTLFLLNAVTGDEFTQAIITLNIAREAGVGRVVYQSVFDADGAVNVPHFAVKSGAELMLERMGFSATILRPSYFIDNELMIKDVILNHGVYPMPIGSKGVAMVDARDIAEVAAIELIRRDRASEKLPVETINLVGPDTLTGPGVAKIWSDLLGRPIVYGGDDPSAFEQNMASFMPKWTAYEMRLMAERYVTDGMIPKAGDVERLTRILGRPLHSYRDFAAQIAAAVAKPA, encoded by the coding sequence ATGACCATCCTCGTGACCGGCGCCACCGGCCGTGTCGGCCGCCACGTTGTCGAACAACTCGTCACGCGCGGCGCCAAGGTGCGCGTGCTGACCCGTGATCCCGCGAAGAACAACGTCCCGGCCGGGGTCGAAATCGCCAAGGGCGACCTTCTCGACATCGAGGCGCTGCGCGCCGCGTTCGACGGCGTCAGAACGCTGTTCCTGCTGAACGCCGTGACCGGCGACGAATTCACGCAGGCGATCATCACGCTCAACATCGCCCGCGAGGCCGGTGTCGGACGGGTGGTCTATCAATCGGTGTTCGACGCCGACGGGGCCGTGAACGTGCCGCACTTCGCCGTGAAGTCGGGCGCCGAGCTCATGCTCGAGCGGATGGGCTTCAGCGCTACCATCCTGCGCCCGAGCTACTTCATCGACAACGAACTCATGATCAAGGACGTGATCCTCAATCACGGCGTCTACCCGATGCCGATCGGCAGCAAGGGCGTCGCCATGGTCGACGCGCGCGACATCGCCGAGGTTGCCGCGATCGAATTGATCCGTCGCGACCGGGCTTCGGAAAAGCTTCCGGTCGAGACCATCAACCTGGTCGGCCCCGACACGTTGACCGGTCCGGGAGTGGCGAAGATCTGGTCGGACCTCCTCGGCCGCCCGATCGTCTATGGCGGCGACGATCCCAGCGCCTTCGAGCAGAACATGGCGAGCTTCATGCCGAAATGGACCGCCTATGAGATGCGCCTGATGGCCGAGCGCTATGTCACCGACGGCATGATCCCCAAAGCCGGTGACGTCGAGCGGCTGACCAGGATACTTGGTCGTCCGCTGCACTCTTACCGCGATTTCGCGGCCCAGATCGCGGCGGCCGTCGCAAAGCCGGCCTGA
- a CDS encoding LysR family transcriptional regulator, whose product MDLLALADFNLVARHGGFGRAARASGRPKATLSRRVSELESSLDLRLFERGTRTLKLTQEGRALHERTGALLTELDETAAAIAAGGDRPRGRLRISAPLLFSQTAMGKLAAMFALKFPEIRLEVTTEDRPVDMIEEGYDLVIRVNPDPDESLVGRIFLRDRPVVVACPSLPRPTGDLTVRAVVRGADDLSTVWNVVTPGGSSDIATEPVLRLSSLIMIRDAVRAGVGAARLPVSLVSRDVAAGRLVHWGDIDGPEITLWTLYPSRRLLSARVSAFLDCLKEAFPSGIPEELASFID is encoded by the coding sequence ATGGATCTACTTGCGCTTGCTGACTTCAATCTGGTTGCCCGGCACGGAGGGTTTGGCCGAGCCGCACGGGCCTCGGGCCGGCCGAAGGCGACGCTGTCCCGCCGGGTCTCGGAACTGGAGAGCAGCCTCGATCTGCGCCTGTTCGAGCGCGGAACGCGTACCCTGAAGCTCACCCAGGAAGGGCGGGCACTCCATGAGCGCACGGGCGCATTGCTGACTGAACTCGATGAGACGGCCGCGGCGATCGCCGCAGGCGGAGACAGGCCGCGCGGCCGGTTGCGGATCAGCGCGCCGCTTCTGTTCTCGCAGACTGCGATGGGAAAGCTGGCCGCAATGTTCGCGCTGAAATTTCCCGAGATCCGACTCGAGGTCACGACAGAAGATCGTCCCGTCGACATGATCGAGGAGGGCTATGACCTGGTGATCCGCGTCAATCCGGATCCGGACGAGAGTCTTGTCGGACGAATCTTTTTGCGTGATCGGCCGGTGGTCGTGGCGTGCCCGAGCCTTCCTCGTCCCACGGGCGATCTCACCGTGCGGGCCGTGGTACGCGGCGCGGACGACTTGAGCACCGTCTGGAATGTGGTGACGCCAGGCGGAAGCTCAGACATCGCGACCGAACCAGTGCTTCGCCTGTCATCGCTCATCATGATCCGCGATGCCGTCCGAGCCGGCGTCGGTGCCGCGCGCCTTCCTGTCTCGCTGGTGAGCCGCGACGTGGCTGCCGGCAGGCTCGTGCATTGGGGGGATATCGATGGACCCGAGATCACGCTCTGGACGCTCTATCCATCTCGCCGGCTGCTGAGCGCGCGCGTATCGGCGTTTCTCGATTGTCTCAAGGAGGCATTCCCCTCCGGGATCCCGGAGGAGCTTGCATCCTTCATCGATTGA
- a CDS encoding EAL domain-containing protein, whose translation MGASIRWTARVRALLRRWRSAPLTWLIVGGFVLMAAMAVGTGLTVDRFRQNAIESGRDSLESSVRLLASHFDREFEDFAVLQKSIIAELEGHGIDSPDVFRSEMATLAVHEVLRAKASGWSDVAGANLFDSNGVLINSSKRWPVADISISDRGYFNRLKNDPAAQEEIEVVPGRFGKGPAIVFARRVSGPHGEFLGLVSRAITPEQLESFFASTGLGEDSSIAMHHQNGQLLARIPHVDDMIGQNYRTGSPEQKAVFERSFVTTELASPIDGKDRLVASRMLTGEPLVVVATRSLDATLVTWRTQTKFFVTVAVASIGLLVLTLFLIFRQVTRRVSLEKQRLDTAMNTMTQGLLMFDQDERLIVCNRRYIDMYGLSTEVVKPGVHFRDVIQHRADTGSFDGDVDSYCEGILNGVGRTQSTVMETADGRLIEIKNQPGAAGGWLATHDDVTERIRADERIAHMAHYDALTDLPNRVLMRGHLERRVAELAHGNPFAILYIDVDEFKGVNDSLGHEVGDELLRQVASRLRACVSGNDLVARLGGDEFAIVKASTCDQAELTTLAEQILTMLRMPVTCKDQEISTDASIGIAVAPDHGDNLDDLLKRADLAMYAAKTEGRGTFRIFVPEYDAKARQRRQLELDLRQALVRGEFEVHYQPLVDLSANVVTGCEALLRWRHPERGMVSPADFIPVAEDTGLIGEIGEWVLKQACTEAASWPGDIQIAVNVSPVQFRAKTLALKVAAALAESGLAPGRLELEITETVLIRDDEEALTILQQLRQLGVRIALDDFGTGYSSLSYLHRFPFDKIKIDRSFISDIGEAEDSSPIVQAVVHMAAARHMATTAEGVETEAQRDVLRQLGCSQMQGWLFSPAVPAAKLKQLLSKQAAAA comes from the coding sequence ATGGGCGCATCAATTCGATGGACCGCGCGCGTGCGCGCGCTGCTTCGCCGTTGGCGGAGCGCGCCGCTGACATGGCTGATCGTTGGCGGCTTCGTGCTGATGGCGGCGATGGCCGTGGGCACCGGGCTCACTGTCGACCGCTTCCGCCAGAACGCGATCGAGAGCGGCCGCGACAGCCTGGAAAGTTCGGTCCGTCTGCTTGCGAGTCATTTCGACCGCGAGTTCGAGGATTTTGCGGTGCTTCAGAAGAGCATCATCGCAGAACTCGAGGGCCACGGCATCGATTCCCCTGATGTCTTCCGCAGCGAGATGGCGACGTTGGCCGTGCACGAGGTGCTGCGCGCCAAGGCCAGCGGATGGTCCGACGTCGCCGGCGCCAATTTGTTCGATTCCAACGGCGTGCTGATCAACTCCTCGAAACGCTGGCCCGTCGCCGATATCTCGATATCCGACCGCGGCTATTTCAACCGGCTCAAGAACGATCCGGCTGCGCAGGAAGAGATCGAGGTGGTGCCCGGCCGGTTCGGCAAGGGTCCTGCGATCGTGTTCGCGCGGCGCGTGTCGGGCCCGCACGGCGAGTTCCTCGGCCTGGTGTCGCGCGCCATTACGCCGGAGCAGCTCGAATCCTTCTTCGCCTCGACCGGCCTCGGCGAGGACTCCTCGATCGCGATGCACCACCAGAACGGCCAGCTGCTCGCGCGCATTCCGCATGTCGACGACATGATCGGCCAGAACTACCGGACCGGCTCGCCCGAGCAGAAGGCGGTGTTCGAGCGCAGCTTCGTTACGACCGAGCTCGCAAGCCCGATCGACGGCAAGGACCGCCTCGTCGCCTCGCGCATGCTGACCGGCGAGCCGCTGGTCGTGGTCGCCACCAGATCGCTGGACGCGACGCTTGTCACCTGGCGCACGCAAACCAAATTCTTCGTCACGGTGGCCGTAGCGTCGATCGGCCTGCTCGTGCTGACGCTGTTCCTGATCTTCCGTCAGGTGACGCGCCGCGTCTCGCTGGAAAAGCAGCGGCTCGACACCGCGATGAACACGATGACGCAGGGCCTCTTGATGTTCGACCAGGACGAGCGGCTCATCGTCTGCAACCGCCGCTACATCGACATGTACGGGCTATCGACCGAAGTGGTGAAGCCCGGCGTCCATTTCCGCGACGTGATCCAGCATCGCGCCGACACCGGCTCGTTCGACGGCGACGTCGATTCCTATTGCGAGGGCATCTTGAACGGCGTCGGGCGGACCCAGAGCACCGTCATGGAGACCGCCGACGGCCGCCTGATCGAAATCAAGAACCAGCCAGGAGCGGCCGGGGGCTGGCTTGCCACCCATGACGATGTCACCGAGCGCATCCGCGCCGACGAGCGTATCGCGCATATGGCGCATTACGACGCGCTGACCGACCTGCCCAACCGCGTGCTGATGCGCGGACATCTGGAACGGCGCGTGGCGGAGCTTGCCCACGGCAATCCGTTCGCGATCCTCTATATCGACGTCGACGAGTTCAAGGGCGTCAACGATTCGCTCGGTCACGAGGTCGGCGACGAATTGCTGCGCCAGGTCGCGAGCCGCCTGCGCGCCTGCGTCAGCGGCAACGATCTCGTGGCGCGGCTCGGAGGCGACGAGTTCGCAATCGTCAAGGCCAGCACCTGCGACCAGGCCGAGCTGACGACGCTCGCCGAACAAATCCTGACGATGCTGCGCATGCCGGTGACCTGCAAGGACCAGGAGATATCGACCGACGCCAGCATCGGCATCGCCGTCGCGCCCGACCACGGCGACAATCTCGACGATTTGCTCAAGCGCGCCGATCTCGCGATGTATGCGGCGAAAACGGAGGGACGCGGCACCTTCCGCATCTTCGTGCCCGAATACGACGCCAAGGCCAGGCAGCGCCGCCAGCTCGAGCTCGACCTGCGCCAGGCGCTGGTCCGCGGCGAGTTCGAGGTGCACTACCAGCCGCTTGTCGACCTGTCCGCCAATGTCGTCACCGGCTGCGAGGCGCTGCTGCGCTGGCGCCATCCGGAGCGCGGCATGGTCTCGCCGGCGGATTTCATTCCGGTCGCGGAAGACACCGGCCTGATCGGCGAGATCGGCGAATGGGTGCTGAAGCAGGCCTGCACTGAGGCGGCTTCCTGGCCCGGCGACATCCAAATCGCCGTCAACGTTTCGCCGGTGCAGTTCCGTGCCAAGACGCTGGCGCTGAAAGTCGCCGCGGCGCTCGCGGAGTCAGGCCTCGCGCCGGGGCGGCTCGAGCTCGAGATCACCGAAACCGTGCTGATCCGCGACGACGAGGAAGCGCTGACCATCCTCCAGCAGCTGCGCCAGCTCGGCGTGCGCATCGCGCTCGACGATTTCGGCACCGGCTATTCGTCACTGAGCTATCTGCACCGCTTCCCCTTCGACAAGATCAAGATCGACCGCAGCTTCATCAGCGACATCGGCGAGGCCGAGGATTCCTCGCCGATCGTCCAGGCCGTGGTGCATATGGCCGCCGCCCGCCACATGGCGACGACGGCCGAAGGCGTCGAGACCGAAGCCCAGCGCGATGTGCTGCGCCAGCTCGGATGCAGCCAGATGCAGGGCTGGCTGTTCAGCCCGGCGGTACCGGCGGCGAAGCTGAAGCAATTGCTGTCGAAGCAGGCGGCAGCGGCTTGA
- a CDS encoding LysM peptidoglycan-binding domain-containing protein: MITVSKAVIAFCVLAVAGAVLVIGPTELRRLLPGAANTEVAAAAKPDVKQPEAKVEAKAESKPDEPRLAAGALPASSPSAAPVPAPAPKADALAETQKQVASLADVAPVKPPLAVTDAGPRFDVARVDDHGEAAVIAGQAAPGAKVELLRDGQPLDSAVANASGQFVMTPPKLPAGSYELALRARAPDGTITSSSRTMPVTIAEAAPPPARVMATAGPEANRDDKSDVVASLPAPRLASMLERPAARPRMMGMSKPKALARVPGAATTVASASPADVIAATPAEAGRSRVISRGDSLWALSRLAYGDGARYAVIFNANRGKIHNPNLIYPGQTVVLPQKAR; encoded by the coding sequence ATGATCACCGTATCCAAGGCCGTCATAGCATTCTGTGTGCTTGCGGTGGCCGGCGCCGTGCTGGTGATCGGCCCGACCGAGCTGCGCCGCCTGCTGCCGGGCGCGGCGAACACCGAGGTCGCCGCGGCCGCGAAGCCGGACGTGAAACAGCCTGAGGCCAAGGTCGAGGCCAAAGCCGAATCCAAGCCGGATGAGCCAAGGCTTGCCGCCGGCGCGCTGCCCGCCTCGTCGCCATCGGCTGCTCCTGTCCCGGCTCCCGCGCCGAAGGCGGATGCGCTCGCCGAGACCCAGAAGCAGGTCGCGTCGCTGGCCGATGTCGCGCCGGTCAAGCCGCCGCTAGCCGTAACCGATGCCGGTCCGCGTTTCGACGTCGCCCGCGTCGATGATCATGGCGAGGCGGCCGTCATCGCGGGCCAGGCCGCACCGGGCGCCAAGGTCGAGCTGTTGCGTGACGGCCAGCCGCTCGACAGTGCGGTGGCCAATGCGTCGGGCCAGTTCGTGATGACCCCGCCAAAGCTTCCCGCCGGCAGCTATGAGCTGGCGCTGCGCGCCAGGGCGCCCGATGGCACCATCACGTCGTCCAGCCGCACCATGCCGGTGACGATCGCCGAAGCCGCGCCGCCGCCTGCGCGCGTCATGGCGACCGCAGGGCCGGAGGCCAATCGGGATGATAAATCGGATGTTGTCGCGTCCCTGCCGGCGCCGCGTCTCGCCTCCATGCTTGAACGGCCGGCAGCTCGGCCCCGCATGATGGGCATGTCCAAGCCCAAGGCCCTGGCGAGAGTGCCGGGTGCTGCGACCACGGTCGCATCTGCCTCGCCCGCGGACGTCATCGCCGCGACACCGGCAGAAGCCGGCCGCAGCCGGGTGATTTCCCGCGGCGACAGCCTCTGGGCGCTGAGCCGCCTCGCTTACGGCGACGGCGCGCGCTACGCGGTGATCTTCAACGCCAACCGCGGAAAGATCCACAATCCCAACCTGATCTATCCCGGCCAGACCGTCGTGCTGCCGCAAAAGGCGCGGTGA
- a CDS encoding Spy/CpxP family protein refolding chaperone has product MSTSRARLALAGATLIILTVLLPNTANAQFGLRGGPLGVARFAFGHIIGLSRLRHARMAVRGGRYRSAALRSQDPRGGERGQPANPYVLRAALTAQAALSGWHGGRRPQGWWRHPDGSYGWIGPVFWPFAHDDLTSAVIYGDTTSLSLYGYGDIYAAIFAPYAAPELAAYTAPQGRRARKIPSAENVCDASDTGGLPVDRIAAAVQPNEMQRTALDELANAWASARDTIRASCPAEAPMTAAERLDVMQTRLDAMIKATDAVSAPLAKFVDLLDAGQKAKLDSLAKERQAALASAQHKDAQAAKACDPNYDPSYDVQAQRQYEQLVQQQWPADDIASTLKLDDTGRARFDVLQDTTLRTMQTLSACPTKAEATPQARLAAVKARLQTMQQAVGGVADALDDFFFDLSDEQKAGFEAIGPKRGM; this is encoded by the coding sequence ATGTCGACATCCCGCGCGCGATTGGCGCTGGCGGGCGCAACCCTGATCATTCTGACAGTGCTGCTGCCGAATACCGCCAATGCGCAGTTCGGACTGCGCGGCGGTCCGCTCGGGGTTGCGCGCTTTGCTTTCGGCCACATCATCGGTCTGTCGCGCCTGCGCCACGCCCGCATGGCGGTGCGCGGCGGCCGCTATCGCTCCGCGGCGCTGAGGTCGCAGGATCCGCGCGGCGGCGAGCGCGGCCAGCCCGCCAACCCCTATGTCTTGCGCGCGGCGCTCACGGCGCAGGCGGCATTGTCAGGCTGGCACGGCGGCCGCCGTCCGCAGGGCTGGTGGCGGCATCCCGACGGCAGCTATGGCTGGATCGGTCCTGTGTTCTGGCCGTTCGCGCATGACGATCTCACCTCCGCCGTGATCTATGGCGATACCACCAGCCTCTCGCTCTATGGCTACGGCGACATCTATGCCGCCATCTTTGCGCCCTATGCGGCCCCGGAGCTCGCCGCCTACACCGCGCCGCAGGGCAGGCGTGCGCGAAAAATCCCCTCGGCAGAGAATGTCTGTGACGCCAGCGACACCGGCGGCTTGCCTGTCGACCGCATCGCGGCCGCCGTGCAGCCGAACGAGATGCAGCGCACCGCGCTCGACGAGCTCGCGAATGCCTGGGCCTCGGCGCGTGATACTATCCGAGCCTCCTGTCCGGCGGAGGCGCCAATGACCGCGGCGGAGCGCCTCGACGTGATGCAGACCCGCCTCGACGCGATGATCAAGGCCACGGACGCCGTCTCGGCGCCGCTGGCCAAGTTTGTCGACCTCCTCGATGCCGGCCAGAAAGCAAAGCTCGATTCGTTGGCCAAAGAGCGCCAGGCGGCACTTGCTTCGGCTCAGCACAAGGATGCGCAGGCGGCTAAAGCCTGCGATCCCAACTACGATCCGAGCTACGATGTGCAGGCGCAGCGCCAATACGAGCAGCTCGTGCAGCAGCAATGGCCCGCCGACGACATTGCTTCGACGCTCAAGCTCGACGACACCGGCCGCGCCAGGTTCGACGTGCTCCAGGACACCACGCTGCGCACCATGCAGACGCTGAGCGCTTGCCCGACCAAGGCGGAAGCGACCCCGCAAGCCCGCCTCGCCGCCGTCAAGGCGCGGCTGCAGACGATGCAGCAAGCGGTGGGCGGCGTCGCCGACGCGCTCGATGATTTCTTCTTCGATCTCAGCGACGAGCAGAAGGCCGGGTTCGAAGCGATCGGGCCGAAGCGGGGGATGTGA
- a CDS encoding class I SAM-dependent DNA methyltransferase, translated as MNAVEIEEAISALAEQPFDAVEFPFAFLQAFGNKDTTLKRLRKGETNRSDLGGVLQTGNIHIAVAASGEVTAKLAALKATPATSRAKAKFVLATDGVMFEAEDLTSGETVACPFPDFPNHFGFFLPLAGITTVQQIRENAFDIRATGRLNRLYVELLKTNPDWGTSERRHDMNHFMARLIFCFFAESTDIFIGNDLFTATIAQMSDATNTHEVIGAIFRAMNVKITERAAENLPRWADAFPYVNGGLFSGSLDVPRFSRIARSYLLHIGSLDWRQINPDIFGSMIQAVAEDEERGALGMHYTSVPNILKVLNPLFLDDLRERLAEAGDNSRKLLNLRNRMARIRVFDPACGSGNFLVIAYKEMRKIEAEINHRRGEPERRTDIPLTNFRGIELRDFPAEIARLALIIAEYQCDVLYRGQKEALQDFLPLDAENWITCGNALRLDWLSVCPPTGVGVKHRADDLFQTPLDQMQIDFENEGGETYICGNPQFKGARKQTLAQKKDMSLLFEGNNDFKDCDYVVCWFLKAAFFISQCKASFAFVATSSISEGEQVAHLWSRLYSLDCHIRFAHQAFKWRNNASNNAAVTCVIIGVDLGRRNSCTLYDGDVKRDVECISPYLVAGDEIYIEALAAPLNREMGKMVSGSMARDDGNLILSLDEARALIFEDARSAYFIRSFVGSQELANYRNRRCLWIEDPDLDVAVAIESIAQRVSNVGIFRAASSAKTTRGYATIPHKFAQRAHRNTLSISVAKTSSESRAYLPADLFKEDAVISDAAFAIYSPSIWELAIIVSSLHRAWIATVCGRLKTDFRYSATLGWNSFPVPVLTDKNKADLTRCAEDILLAREAHFPATIAELYDPEKMPTDLRAAHERNDETLERIYIGRRFRNDTERLEKLFELYTRMVAGKAKDVA; from the coding sequence ATGAACGCAGTTGAGATTGAAGAGGCCATCTCCGCGCTGGCCGAACAGCCGTTTGACGCGGTCGAGTTCCCCTTCGCCTTCCTCCAGGCCTTCGGCAACAAGGACACCACGCTCAAGCGCCTGCGCAAGGGCGAGACCAACCGTTCCGACCTCGGCGGCGTCCTCCAGACCGGTAACATCCACATCGCAGTGGCTGCGTCCGGCGAGGTTACGGCTAAGCTCGCCGCGCTGAAGGCAACCCCGGCAACGTCGCGCGCCAAGGCAAAATTCGTGCTCGCCACCGACGGCGTGATGTTCGAGGCCGAGGATCTGACCAGCGGCGAGACCGTAGCCTGCCCATTTCCCGACTTCCCCAACCATTTCGGCTTCTTCCTGCCGCTCGCCGGCATCACCACCGTCCAGCAGATCCGCGAGAACGCCTTCGACATCCGCGCCACCGGCCGGCTCAACCGGCTCTATGTCGAACTGCTCAAGACCAATCCGGACTGGGGCACCTCCGAGCGCCGCCACGATATGAACCATTTCATGGCGCGGCTGATCTTCTGCTTCTTCGCCGAGAGCACCGACATCTTCATTGGTAACGACCTGTTCACCGCGACGATCGCGCAGATGAGCGACGCCACCAACACCCATGAGGTGATCGGTGCGATCTTCCGCGCCATGAACGTCAAGATCACGGAGCGCGCGGCCGAAAACCTGCCGCGCTGGGCCGACGCCTTTCCTTACGTCAATGGCGGCCTGTTCTCCGGCAGCCTCGACGTGCCGCGCTTCAGCCGCATCGCGCGCTCCTATCTCCTGCACATCGGCAGCCTCGACTGGCGCCAGATCAATCCCGACATCTTCGGCTCGATGATCCAGGCCGTGGCCGAGGACGAGGAGCGCGGCGCGCTCGGCATGCACTACACCAGCGTGCCGAACATCTTGAAGGTGCTCAATCCGCTGTTCCTCGACGATCTGCGCGAGCGTCTCGCCGAGGCCGGCGACAATTCCCGCAAGCTGCTCAATCTACGCAATCGCATGGCACGCATCCGCGTGTTCGACCCGGCCTGCGGCTCCGGCAACTTCCTCGTCATCGCCTACAAGGAGATGCGGAAGATCGAGGCCGAGATCAACCACCGCCGCGGCGAGCCGGAGCGGCGGACCGACATTCCGCTGACCAACTTCCGCGGCATCGAGTTGCGTGACTTTCCCGCTGAAATCGCGCGGCTGGCGCTGATCATCGCCGAGTATCAGTGCGACGTGCTGTATCGCGGGCAGAAGGAAGCGTTGCAGGACTTTCTGCCGCTGGATGCCGAGAACTGGATTACGTGTGGGAACGCGCTGAGATTGGACTGGTTGAGTGTTTGCCCACCGACTGGAGTAGGAGTGAAGCACCGAGCCGACGACTTATTTCAAACTCCTCTCGATCAGATGCAGATCGATTTCGAAAATGAAGGCGGAGAAACCTATATTTGCGGGAATCCCCAGTTCAAAGGAGCTCGAAAGCAGACCCTGGCTCAAAAGAAGGATATGTCTCTCCTTTTTGAGGGGAATAACGACTTTAAAGATTGCGACTATGTAGTCTGCTGGTTCCTCAAAGCAGCTTTTTTTATCAGTCAATGCAAAGCAAGCTTTGCTTTTGTTGCGACCAGCTCGATCAGCGAAGGCGAGCAAGTAGCGCATCTTTGGTCGCGGCTGTATTCTCTCGATTGCCATATTCGGTTCGCTCACCAAGCCTTTAAGTGGCGAAATAACGCCTCCAACAACGCTGCTGTGACCTGCGTTATCATTGGTGTCGATTTGGGTCGCCGCAATTCGTGTACGCTGTACGATGGAGATGTGAAAAGAGACGTTGAATGTATCTCTCCGTATTTGGTCGCTGGTGATGAAATTTATATTGAAGCGCTTGCCGCTCCCCTCAACCGCGAAATGGGAAAGATGGTATCGGGGAGCATGGCAAGGGACGATGGAAATCTGATACTTTCTCTAGACGAGGCGAGAGCCCTTATTTTTGAAGACGCGAGATCGGCGTACTTCATTCGTAGTTTTGTTGGATCTCAAGAGTTGGCAAACTATCGAAATCGTAGGTGCTTATGGATTGAAGATCCCGACTTAGATGTAGCCGTTGCTATTGAAAGCATCGCGCAAAGAGTCTCGAACGTAGGTATCTTTAGGGCCGCGTCTTCGGCAAAAACAACGCGCGGCTATGCAACCATCCCTCATAAGTTCGCACAGCGCGCGCATAGGAACACTCTATCAATATCAGTCGCGAAGACGTCGTCGGAGTCCAGAGCATATCTGCCAGCGGACTTGTTTAAGGAAGATGCGGTCATATCTGACGCGGCGTTTGCGATTTATTCGCCGTCCATTTGGGAGTTAGCTATCATAGTATCCTCTCTTCATAGAGCTTGGATTGCTACCGTATGCGGTAGACTTAAGACCGACTTCCGCTATTCTGCGACGCTCGGCTGGAATAGCTTTCCCGTCCCCGTGCTCACAGACAAGAATAAGGCTGATCTGACCCGCTGCGCCGAAGACATCTTGCTCGCACGCGAGGCGCATTTCCCCGCGACAATCGCCGAACTCTATGATCCCGAGAAGATGCCGACCGATCTCCGCGCGGCGCACGAGCGCAACGATGAGACATTGGAGCGCATCTATATCGGGCGACGCTTCCGCAACGACACCGAACGGCTGGAGAAGCTGTTCGAGCTCTATACCAGGATGGTCGCGGGCAAAGCGAAAGACGTGGCCTGA
- a CDS encoding BrnT family toxin translates to MAGFEWNPEKNIANRRKHGLSFEEAAQIFEGPVLTGPDHSTDVVRDKSFGLLGGMVVVCVIHTERNGRIRIISARKATASERKHFDVYLKKALG, encoded by the coding sequence ATGGCAGGGTTCGAATGGAACCCCGAGAAGAATATTGCGAACCGGCGCAAGCACGGGCTCTCCTTCGAGGAAGCCGCACAGATTTTCGAAGGTCCGGTTCTGACGGGACCGGACCACAGCACGGACGTGGTTCGGGACAAGAGCTTTGGCCTGCTCGGCGGTATGGTCGTGGTCTGCGTCATCCACACCGAGCGCAATGGCAGGATCCGCATCATCAGCGCCCGCAAGGCGACGGCGAGTGAAAGAAAGCATTTCGATGTCTATCTCAAAAAGGCGCTTGGCTGA